From a region of the Takifugu flavidus isolate HTHZ2018 chromosome 18, ASM371156v2, whole genome shotgun sequence genome:
- the antkmt gene encoding adenine nucleotide translocase lysine N-methyltransferase, with the protein MSVTLGEFDTQIHEPMDDDTSEQAFAELQSRNLGGWGLAQIGFGTGLAIYAMWVGILQPGFRKVPLKLQVPYIPASKAQVDNVMTLLKGRNGGLVDLGSGDGRIVLEASRRGFSPAVGYELNPWLICLSRFHAWRADRHEKVSFRREDLWKVDLTECKNITVFLAPSVLSLLQQKLQDELPDDALVVAGRFPFPDWAPCRVEGCGVDRAWAYNMQAQRRRTLGGKGNLATAEEKSGPSV; encoded by the exons ATGTCTGTGACCCTCGGCGAG TTTGACACCCAAATACACGAACCAATGGATGATGACACATCAGAACAGGCCTTTGCTGAGCTCCAGAGCAGAAACCTTGGTGGTTGGGGTCTTGCCCAGATAGGTTTTGGTACTGGGCTTGCAATATATGCAATGTGGGTGGGAATCCTACAGCCTGGCTTCAGAAAAGTCCCACTGAAACTGCAG gtccCATACATTCCTGCCAGCAAAGCTCAAGTAGATAATGTGATGACACTGCTGAAAGGCCGAAATGGAGGTCTTGTGGATCTGGGCTCTGGCGATGGCCGTATT GTGCTGGAAGCCAGTCGGCGGGGCTTCTCTCCAGCTGTTGGCTACGAGCTCAACCCCTGGCTGATCTGCTTGTCCCGTTTTCATGCATGGAGAGCAGACCGTCATGAGAAAGTCTCGTTCCGACGGGAAGATCTCTGGAAG GTCGACTTGACAGAATGCAAGAATATAACTGTGTTTCTCGCTCCCAGCGTG CTGTCTTTACTGCAGCAAAAGTTGCAGGATGAACTCCCCGATGACGCCTTGGTCGTAGCCGGCCGTTTCCCCTTCCCTGACTGGGCACCCTGCAGGGTGGAGGGATGTGGTGTGGACAGAGCCTGGGCATACAACATGCAGGCGCAGAGGCGACGCACCCTGGGGGGAAAGGGCAACCTCGccacagcagaagagaagagtGGGCCATCTGTTTGA